From Panicum hallii strain FIL2 chromosome 2, PHallii_v3.1, whole genome shotgun sequence, a single genomic window includes:
- the LOC112880420 gene encoding probable serine/threonine-protein kinase PBL23: MGILCCFQSHAGGGGGHDQAVPSSSAASPSSATSSSGNKDRPLSERNNSVDYSNLVALVNEIVGDSVSYRHKRVADEILKMGKAGKVTARAFTYAELSEATGGFRPESLLGEGGFGPVYRGRLPPKSTGPEVAVKQLDRNGMQGTREFLVEALMLSLLKHPHLVTLLGFCTDANHRMLVYEYMPLGSLEDHLLDLPPGRAPLEWATRMRVAQGAARGLEYLHDTAQPPVIYRDFKASNILLDTGFRARLSDFGLAKVGPSGDKTHVSTRVMGTYGYCAPEYALTGKLTTMSDVYSFGVVFLEIITGRRAIDTTRPPDQHNLVLWAGPRFKNKRRFAEMADPMLQGDYPTKGLHQALAIAAMCLQEDATMRPGISDVVTALDYLTVAGGGTTDIDDDDQGPDPDEQQQTDDDAQA, encoded by the exons ATGGGCATCTTGTGTTGCTTCCAGTCCCACgctggcggcgggggcggccatGATCAGGCTGTTCCTTCCTCGTCGGCGGCTTCTCCGTCCTCTGCCACCTCGTCGAGCGGAAACAAGGATCGTCCTCTTTCCGAGCGCAACAACAGCGTTGATTACAGCAACCTCGTGGCCCTCGTCAACGAGATCGTCGGCGACTCAG TGAGTTACCGCCACAAGCGCGTGGCCGATGAGATCCTCAAGATGGGCAAGGCCGGCAAGGTGACGGCGCGCGCCTTCACGTACGCGGAGCTGTCCGAGGCCACCGGCGGCTTCCGGCCGGAGTCGCTGCTGGGCGAGGGCGGCTTCGGCCCCGTGTACCGCGGGCGGCTGCCCCCCAAGTCGACGGGCCCGGAGGTGGCCGTCAAGCAGCTGGACCGCAACGGCATGCAGGGCACGCGCGAGTTCCTGGTGGAGGCGCTGATGCTGAGCCTGCTCAAGCACCCCCACCTGGTGACGTTGCTGGGCTTCTGCACCGACGCCAACCACCGCATGCTGGTCTACGAGTACATGCCGCTGGGGTCCCTGGAGGACCACCTGCTGGACCTGCCCCCGGGGCGCGCGCCTCTGGAGTGGGCCACGCGCATGCGCGTCGCGCAGGGCGCCGCGCGGGGgctcgagtacctgcacgacaCCGCGCAGCCGCCCGTGATCTACCGCGACTTCAAGGCCTCCAACATCCTCCTCGACACCGGCTTCCGCGCGCGCCTCTCCGACTTCGGGCTCGCCAAGGTCGGCCCCTCCGGCGACAAGACCCACGTCTCCACGCGTGTCATGGGCACCTACGGCTACTGCGCGCCCGAGTACGCGCTCACCGGCAAGCTCACCACCATGTCCGACGTCTACAGCTTCGGCGTCGTCTTCCTCGAGATCatcaccggccgccgcgccaTCGACACGACCAGGCCACCGGACCAGCACAACCTCGTGCTCTGGGCGGGGCCGCGCTTCAAGAACAAGCGCCGGTTCGCCGAGATGGCCGACCCGATGCTCCAGGGCGACTACCCCACCAAGGGCCTCCACCAGGCGCTCGCCATCGCTGCCATGTGCCTCCAGGAGGACGCCACCATGCGCCCCGGCATCAGCGACGTCGTCACCGCGCTCGACTACCTCACCGTGGCAGGCGGAGGCACCACCGATATCGATGACGACGACCAGGGTCCGGATCCCGATGAGCAGCAGCAAACCGACGACGACGCGCAAGCTTAA